From Neosynechococcus sphagnicola sy1:
CCATAGTCAAAACTCACCGGAATTTGTCCCACTTTTAAGTTGAGGGATAGAGTGGCGATCGCAGTTTGCAAGATTTCCTGTTGGAGAATAAAAGCAGTGCCCAGGGTTGGATGCCCTGCAAAGGGGAGTTCTGTCTGGGGCGTAAAAATTCGGACATCATAGCCCCCGTTGCGGGTATTCGTCGAGAGAATAAACGTCGTTTCGGAATAGTTGATCTCTCGGGCAATTTGCTGCATTTGAGCATCTGAAAGGTCGCCTGTTGACCCGGTAAATACAGCCAATTGATTGCCGGTATACTTGGTTTCGGCAAAAACATCGACAATGTAAAAGGTAAGGCTGCTCATTTTCTAACGGAGATCACAAATGGGTGCCCGTATCTTAGCTTGAACCGCATCAAGACAACGGATGTTTCTGGTAACCACGGTTGACCTGTGTATGCACCTCTACCTCTGGCAACTTCCCCTTGACCGCTTCCTACAGACACCCTGGTTCAAAATTGGCAAGGAGTCGGTCACCCTTACTTGGTTGCTGCAAATCACCTTGGCTTTTTTAGGTGTGGTGATTTTCTCCCGTCTTTTGAAGCATTTTCTCAAGGAACGGTTGCTCACCCGTCTCGATCAGGGAAATCGGGAAGCGGTTGCTGTTTTGATCAGCTACAGTACCGCCGTCTTAGGGTTGATTATTCTGTTGCAAATGTTTGGATTTGACGTTGCCACCCTGACGGTGATCTTAGGCACCCTGGG
This genomic window contains:
- a CDS encoding mechanosensitive ion channel family protein, producing MFLVTTVDLCMHLYLWQLPLDRFLQTPWFKIGKESVTLTWLLQITLAFLGVVIFSRLLKHFLKERLLTRLDQGNREAVAVLISYSTAVLGLIILLQMFGFDVATLTVILGTLGIGIGFGLQEMTKHLVSGLVLLLEGKLQVGDYVEFDGLSGYIKEISIRSTLIHTFDGGVCGGSQ